A window of the Verrucomicrobiota bacterium genome harbors these coding sequences:
- a CDS encoding ThuA domain-containing protein — translation MFLSICSSIVATRHRFLATLLLIGGVVSVVFQPAPAAETTSKKPLRILLITGGCCHNYSFQAEALKAAVAKLAQAEWTVVNEGGTGTQAMIPLYDNPNWARGYDVVVHNECFADTKSPEYVRKITAMHYIGVPAVVIHCAMHTYRATDIDDWREFLGVTSRRHDRQGLYPVKKVEPKNPILKGMPDDWVTPKDELYVIEKLWPNARALATSVSEQDGKTYPVAWINQYGKARVFGTTFGHSDDTFRDTAFLNLVSRGLLWAAGRLEN, via the coding sequence ATGTTCCTAAGTATTTGCTCTTCAATTGTAGCGACTCGTCACCGTTTTCTCGCCACACTGCTGCTGATCGGCGGGGTTGTATCGGTAGTTTTCCAACCGGCTCCCGCGGCCGAGACGACGAGCAAGAAGCCTTTGCGCATTCTCCTGATCACCGGCGGGTGCTGCCACAATTACTCATTCCAAGCTGAGGCGCTCAAGGCCGCGGTGGCGAAACTGGCGCAGGCGGAATGGACGGTGGTCAACGAGGGCGGCACCGGCACTCAAGCGATGATTCCGCTCTACGATAATCCGAACTGGGCCAGAGGGTACGATGTGGTGGTGCACAACGAGTGTTTCGCCGATACCAAATCGCCGGAATACGTCCGCAAGATTACAGCAATGCATTACATCGGCGTGCCAGCGGTGGTGATCCATTGCGCCATGCACACATACCGGGCAACGGACATCGACGACTGGCGGGAGTTTCTCGGCGTCACCAGCCGCCGCCACGATCGCCAAGGGCTTTACCCCGTGAAGAAGGTCGAGCCGAAGAATCCCATCCTGAAAGGGATGCCGGACGATTGGGTGACACCCAAGGACGAACTCTACGTCATCGAGAAGCTCTGGCCCAACGCACGCGCATTGGCGACCTCGGTGAGCGAACAAGATGGTAAAACCTACCCGGTCGCCTGGATCAATCAATATGGCAAGGCGCGCGTCTTCGGCACGACCTTCGGTCATTCGGACGACACATTCAGAGACACGGCGTTCCTCAACCTGGTTTCCCGCGGATTGCTTTGGGCAGCAGGTCGGCTGGAGAATTGA
- a CDS encoding Tat pathway signal protein codes for MKRTLVFLILFLAITFRTAVAIEAPTGFVSRAGDQSIVLHWDRNSESDLAGYRVYRSLSNGGPFIAQSPSLVTSPGFCDLSVGVVNGQTNFYQVTALTTSSQESIPSTTLAAVPRPFADDDEFLEYVQQTSFDYFWYLANPSNGLVPDRSTTTSPCSIAAVGFGLTAIGIGIDHGWISRSRGVVRVLTTLNTFLNGPQGSNTSGTIGYKGWFYHFLEMNTALRSPSSELSSIDTTLLLAGILYCKQYFDGTNTDETTIRMMADAIFNWVDWNWMAQGTNVVSMGWFPPGSFIANNWIGYNEGMIVYALGLGTVTNPLPASAWGRWTSGYTWATNYGQAFVPFPPLFGHQYSHCWIDFRHVADPYMNGHDSTYFENSRRATLAQRAYCIAVADPFIHVGYSSNVWGLTACDGPTGYAARGAPPAQNDDGTIAPTAAGGSMPFTPEFSLPTLRYFYSHFRRNIWTAYGFRDAFNLGAQWYGSDELGIDQGPIVIMIENYRNQRVWRLFMRNEEIQRGLQRAGFVSLPFMAASLQALPDQNAFSLTWNAQAGRTYQVEYSPDLSTWFASPTGELIAAGSTASWTDSGPPATTAMPFSVPQRFYRVFQFGSP; via the coding sequence ATGAAACGAACTCTCGTTTTCCTGATTCTCTTCCTGGCGATCACTTTTCGAACCGCGGTCGCCATCGAAGCCCCCACCGGATTTGTGAGCCGGGCGGGAGATCAAAGCATCGTTTTGCATTGGGACAGGAATTCTGAAAGCGACCTGGCGGGTTATCGTGTGTACCGTTCGCTGAGTAACGGAGGCCCGTTCATCGCGCAGAGTCCGAGCTTGGTGACGTCGCCGGGTTTCTGTGATCTCAGCGTGGGTGTCGTAAATGGGCAAACAAATTTTTACCAGGTCACGGCATTGACCACAAGTTCCCAGGAAAGCATCCCTTCTACCACGCTGGCCGCAGTGCCTCGTCCATTTGCGGACGACGATGAATTCCTGGAGTACGTTCAGCAGACCAGTTTCGATTACTTTTGGTACCTGGCGAATCCGAGCAACGGCTTGGTACCGGATCGGAGCACGACCACTTCCCCATGCAGTATTGCGGCGGTGGGATTCGGGTTGACCGCTATCGGCATTGGTATTGACCATGGCTGGATCTCACGAAGTCGGGGCGTGGTGCGGGTCCTCACGACCTTGAATACTTTTCTCAACGGGCCGCAAGGCAGCAACACCTCCGGCACCATCGGATACAAAGGATGGTTCTACCATTTCCTGGAAATGAACACCGCTCTGCGCTCCCCTTCCTCGGAGCTGTCTTCCATTGATACGACCTTGTTGCTGGCCGGAATACTCTACTGCAAACAGTATTTCGATGGCACCAACACCGATGAGACCACCATCCGGATGATGGCGGACGCGATATTTAATTGGGTGGATTGGAATTGGATGGCCCAAGGGACCAACGTTGTTTCCATGGGCTGGTTCCCGCCAGGGAGCTTCATCGCGAACAATTGGATTGGGTATAACGAGGGTATGATTGTCTATGCGCTCGGCCTTGGCACTGTGACCAATCCCTTGCCCGCATCCGCCTGGGGCCGATGGACCAGCGGATACACTTGGGCGACCAATTATGGTCAGGCCTTCGTGCCGTTTCCGCCGTTGTTTGGGCACCAATACTCCCACTGCTGGATTGATTTCCGGCATGTTGCCGACCCTTACATGAACGGCCACGACAGCACCTACTTCGAGAATTCACGGCGTGCGACTCTGGCCCAGCGGGCTTACTGCATTGCCGTTGCCGACCCGTTCATCCACGTTGGCTACAGCAGCAACGTTTGGGGACTGACTGCGTGTGACGGGCCTACGGGCTATGCCGCGCGCGGCGCTCCACCGGCCCAAAATGATGATGGCACGATTGCTCCGACCGCCGCTGGTGGTTCCATGCCCTTCACTCCTGAATTCTCTTTGCCGACCTTGCGCTATTTTTACAGCCACTTCCGGAGGAACATTTGGACAGCCTACGGCTTCCGTGACGCGTTTAACCTGGGCGCGCAGTGGTATGGTTCGGACGAGTTGGGAATTGATCAAGGTCCCATCGTCATTATGATCGAGAACTATCGCAATCAGCGGGTCTGGCGGCTGTTCATGCGGAACGAGGAAATCCAACGTGGTTTGCAACGGGCAGGGTTTGTCTCGTTACCGTTTATGGCGGCCAGCTTGCAGGCTCTGCCGGACCAAAACGCTTTCAGCCTGACTTGGAACGCCCAAGCCGGCCGTACGTATCAAGTGGAATATTCCCCTGACTTGAGCACTTGGTTCGCTTCGCCAACCGGGGAATTGATTGCCGCAGGTTCCACCGCAAGCTGGACCGACAGTGGCCCACCGGCCACTACAGCGATGCCGTTCAGTGTACCTCAACGATTCTATCGCGTCTTCCAATTCGGCTCTCCGTAG
- a CDS encoding site-2 protease family protein produces the protein MQTEIAESFVKERKSFQRHTKYYCPTCWSERQLATHKWSLLWTFGIGIIGALLIWWSPEFGTGWLLTNLFLFQFFLILTIVPHELSHALIAHYVGFRVFAVNIGFGQKLWKGKFLGLDVELKVIPVGGVTLVAPRETKRFRRKLFLIVVAGPLINLAIALLTMAFAGKGVWNWNQVDQRPIPLTMLFYANVWVLVFNLWPRVIKLLGNTASDGKQLLNIPFLKSGKIEEAHAFWFAGEAARCHDRGDFEDANLWFERGLALYPNNVLLLNGRGLRLLQQSKYEEERNCFSSLLKSDSEKPAFRAVILNNIAYTNVLIGKQELLDEADRFSQEAMANLGSMPSIRGTRGAVLAELGRFNEALPLLHDAMQRGASASSKAQNACLIAMAEARQGNVSGAQKFLFEARKLDARCPLLERAEVVVAG, from the coding sequence GTGCAAACAGAAATCGCGGAGAGTTTCGTCAAAGAGCGCAAGTCATTCCAACGCCACACCAAGTATTACTGTCCGACCTGCTGGTCAGAGCGACAACTCGCCACGCACAAGTGGTCTTTGTTGTGGACGTTCGGAATTGGAATTATAGGTGCGCTTCTGATATGGTGGTCACCCGAATTCGGAACAGGATGGTTATTGACTAACCTCTTTCTCTTTCAGTTCTTTCTAATCCTCACAATAGTGCCGCACGAGCTCAGTCATGCTCTTATAGCACATTACGTTGGCTTTCGCGTCTTCGCGGTGAACATCGGATTCGGCCAGAAGTTGTGGAAAGGGAAATTCCTTGGTTTGGACGTCGAGTTGAAGGTGATTCCAGTCGGCGGCGTCACTCTTGTGGCTCCGCGCGAGACAAAAAGATTTCGCCGCAAACTTTTTCTAATTGTTGTCGCCGGTCCGCTGATTAATTTGGCAATCGCATTACTGACGATGGCATTCGCCGGAAAGGGCGTGTGGAATTGGAATCAAGTGGATCAAAGACCTATTCCTCTCACGATGCTGTTTTACGCCAACGTATGGGTTCTAGTGTTTAATCTATGGCCCCGCGTCATAAAATTGTTAGGCAACACTGCTTCGGATGGCAAGCAACTCTTAAACATTCCATTCCTCAAATCCGGCAAAATTGAAGAGGCTCATGCGTTTTGGTTCGCTGGCGAAGCTGCGCGGTGTCACGATCGTGGTGACTTTGAAGATGCAAATCTGTGGTTCGAAAGGGGCCTGGCTCTTTACCCAAACAATGTACTTCTGCTCAACGGTCGCGGTCTTCGTTTGCTTCAACAGAGTAAATACGAAGAAGAGCGCAACTGCTTTTCGTCATTGCTCAAATCCGACTCCGAGAAGCCGGCCTTCCGAGCAGTGATCTTGAACAACATCGCTTACACAAATGTGTTGATCGGCAAACAGGAATTACTCGACGAAGCAGACCGATTTTCACAGGAAGCGATGGCGAATCTCGGTTCAATGCCATCGATTAGAGGCACAAGGGGTGCCGTATTGGCGGAACTTGGACGTTTCAACGAAGCCCTGCCGCTCCTCCACGACGCGATGCAAAGGGGTGCAAGCGCCTCTTCGAAAGCGCAGAATGCCTGCTTGATTGCCATGGCTGAAGCACGCCAGGGCAATGTTTCAGGAGCGCAAAAGTTTTTATTTGAGGCGCGCAAGCTGGATGCCAGATGCCCTCTCCTGGAGCGGGCCGAAGTGGTTGTCGCCGGGTAA
- a CDS encoding cupin domain-containing protein, with protein MKKVNLNDIPWIERKSPKGDYHRFRRDVALAFRSAKTGPKLPPGVPFEVELIRMPPGAKNFPFHSHAAEWEFYLIISGTGKVRAGKVTRSLKPGDCVMNPPGEPHQINNTGREDLLYYVIANNAPADFYHYPDSNKWGVSWDDPPTFRMKAADYYEGEE; from the coding sequence ATGAAAAAGGTCAACCTCAACGACATCCCGTGGATTGAACGCAAATCACCGAAAGGCGATTATCACCGTTTCCGTCGCGATGTGGCCCTGGCATTTCGCAGCGCGAAGACCGGGCCGAAACTGCCGCCGGGCGTGCCGTTCGAGGTTGAGTTGATCCGCATGCCGCCCGGCGCGAAAAACTTTCCCTTTCACAGTCACGCCGCGGAATGGGAGTTTTACCTGATCATTTCCGGCACGGGTAAAGTCCGCGCCGGCAAGGTGACGCGCAGTCTCAAACCGGGCGATTGCGTCATGAATCCGCCCGGTGAGCCGCATCAGATCAACAACACCGGCAGGGAGGACTTGCTGTATTACGTCATTGCCAACAATGCGCCCGCGGACTTTTATCATTATCCCGACTCCAACAAATGGGGCGTCTCCTGGGACGATCCGCCGACGTTCCGGATGAAGGCAGCAGACTATTACGAAGGTGAGGAGTGA
- a CDS encoding c-type cytochrome has translation MKHIKILLLNAFLGILVFATSTSGLGAREATPAESLTVLPGFKVELLKSAETGEGSWVSMTIDPKGRLIISPQNKEPMLRLTLDASGHVAKLEKIDLPVRGAMGLLYANDSLYVNGQGDEGYHLYRLRDTNGDDQFDSVELLRKWQGGNGEHGAHGIVLGPDKKLYTVCGNFVGVPTDLLPSSPHKNYADDIVLPRAEDGNGFGAGKKPPGGFVLRMDLDGKNAELFASGERNTYDIAFNSEGELFGFDSDMEWDWGMPWYRPTRACHLVSGGDNGFREGTAKWPEYYEDSLPPVVNIGIGSPTGVKFGTNSKFPKKYQKAFFMMDWSYGRIFAVHLTPKGATYVGTFEPFVQGKPLNVTDLEFGKDGAMYFTTGGRGTQSGLYRVTYVGQSVNEPKKSKEELRAEKSAADARALRHQLEAFHGHQNPKAVAFAWPHLNSDDRFIRYAARIAVESQPVAEWKDKALTETKPTAALTALLALARYGGKELQAELLGALKKFPLDSLDEAQKLEKFRVIEVSFARQGRPSDDLVKLATEKLDRQYPAKSWPLNRELSQLLIYLEAPDVVTKTLALLDAAPTQEEQIHYLFSLRTLKTGWTMEQRKHCFSWYNQGRAGLNHPAELVQWFKDAGRDYSDGSSFPKFIGNFRRQAVENLTDQERAGLATVLTAQSTAVKPPAATRAFVKEWNMDDLLPLLDQVGKGRSFAKGKEAFAAAQCITCHRFGNEGGAVGPDLTAISSRFTRRDILDSIIEPSKVLSEQYQNMTLTKTDGEDVTGRILEEGDKAVVLLVNPLTGERAEIPKADIQKRQASKLSPMPTGLVSGLSKEEILDLLAYLESGGKENAPAFKSAKN, from the coding sequence ATGAAGCATATCAAAATTCTCCTCCTCAACGCCTTTCTCGGCATCCTCGTTTTCGCCACCTCGACTTCCGGGCTTGGCGCGCGTGAGGCCACGCCCGCCGAATCGCTCACGGTGCTGCCCGGTTTCAAGGTCGAGCTGCTCAAATCAGCCGAGACCGGCGAAGGCTCGTGGGTCAGCATGACGATCGACCCGAAAGGCCGGTTGATTATTTCGCCGCAAAATAAAGAACCAATGCTGCGCCTGACCCTCGACGCCAGCGGCCACGTCGCCAAGCTGGAGAAGATTGATCTGCCTGTGCGCGGCGCGATGGGCCTGCTCTACGCCAACGACAGTCTGTACGTCAACGGCCAGGGCGATGAAGGCTACCACCTCTACCGCCTGCGCGACACCAATGGTGACGACCAGTTCGACAGCGTGGAGTTGTTGCGGAAATGGCAGGGCGGCAATGGTGAACACGGCGCGCATGGCATTGTGCTGGGTCCGGACAAAAAGCTCTACACCGTTTGCGGTAACTTCGTCGGCGTGCCGACCGACCTGCTGCCTTCGTCGCCGCACAAAAACTACGCCGACGACATCGTTCTGCCGCGAGCCGAGGACGGCAACGGATTTGGCGCGGGCAAGAAACCACCCGGCGGTTTCGTTTTGCGCATGGACCTCGACGGCAAGAACGCGGAACTCTTCGCGTCTGGCGAACGGAACACTTACGACATCGCATTCAATTCCGAAGGTGAACTCTTCGGGTTCGACAGCGACATGGAATGGGACTGGGGCATGCCGTGGTATCGACCAACCCGCGCGTGCCATCTGGTGAGCGGCGGCGATAATGGTTTCCGCGAGGGCACAGCCAAGTGGCCGGAATATTATGAGGACAGCTTGCCGCCCGTGGTCAATATCGGCATCGGCTCGCCGACGGGCGTGAAGTTCGGAACGAACAGCAAGTTCCCGAAGAAATATCAAAAAGCGTTCTTCATGATGGATTGGTCTTATGGACGCATCTTCGCGGTTCACCTCACTCCCAAGGGCGCAACTTACGTCGGAACTTTCGAACCGTTTGTCCAAGGCAAGCCACTCAACGTGACTGACCTTGAATTTGGCAAGGACGGCGCGATGTATTTCACGACCGGCGGACGCGGAACCCAGTCGGGCCTTTATCGGGTGACCTATGTCGGGCAAAGCGTCAACGAGCCGAAGAAATCGAAGGAGGAATTGCGTGCCGAGAAATCCGCGGCCGACGCGCGCGCTTTGCGTCACCAACTCGAGGCTTTTCACGGTCACCAGAATCCCAAGGCGGTCGCGTTTGCCTGGCCGCACTTGAACAGCGACGACCGCTTCATTCGTTACGCCGCGCGCATCGCGGTCGAATCACAGCCGGTTGCCGAGTGGAAGGACAAAGCGCTCACCGAGACCAAGCCGACGGCCGCCCTGACTGCGCTGCTGGCGCTGGCGCGTTATGGCGGAAAGGAGTTGCAGGCAGAATTGCTGGGCGCGCTCAAAAAGTTTCCACTCGATTCGCTCGATGAAGCACAGAAGCTCGAAAAATTTCGCGTGATCGAAGTCAGCTTCGCCCGCCAAGGCCGTCCGTCCGATGATCTGGTCAAGCTGGCGACCGAAAAGCTCGACCGTCAATATCCGGCGAAAAGCTGGCCGCTCAATCGCGAGTTGTCACAGTTGTTGATTTATCTGGAAGCACCGGATGTCGTGACGAAGACGCTGGCGTTGCTCGATGCCGCGCCGACACAGGAGGAGCAGATTCATTACCTATTCAGCCTGCGGACTCTCAAGACCGGCTGGACAATGGAACAGCGCAAGCATTGTTTCAGTTGGTATAACCAGGGCCGCGCCGGGTTGAATCATCCGGCGGAATTGGTACAATGGTTCAAGGACGCTGGACGCGATTACAGCGACGGCTCCAGTTTCCCAAAATTCATCGGGAATTTCCGCCGGCAGGCCGTCGAAAATTTGACTGATCAAGAACGCGCGGGGCTTGCGACGGTCCTCACCGCTCAATCGACGGCCGTCAAACCTCCGGCAGCCACGCGCGCCTTCGTCAAGGAATGGAACATGGATGACCTGCTGCCGTTACTGGATCAAGTGGGCAAAGGCCGTTCGTTTGCGAAGGGCAAGGAAGCCTTCGCCGCCGCGCAATGCATCACCTGCCATCGGTTCGGCAATGAAGGCGGCGCCGTTGGTCCGGATCTGACGGCGATTTCCAGCCGCTTCACTCGTCGCGACATTCTGGATTCGATCATCGAACCATCCAAAGTGCTTTCAGAACAGTATCAAAACATGACGCTCACTAAGACGGACGGCGAGGATGTCACTGGACGCATTCTGGAAGAAGGTGACAAAGCAGTGGTGCTGCTCGTCAATCCGTTGACGGGTGAGCGCGCCGAAATCCCAAAGGCGGACATTCAAAAACGGCAGGCGTCCAAGCTCTCGCCGATGCCCACCGGGCTGGTGAGTGGTCTGTCGAAGGAAGAGATTTTGGATTTACTGGCCTACCTCGAATCGGGTGGAAAAGAAAACGCGCCAGCGTTCAAGAGCGCCAAAAACTGA